One genomic window of Brevundimonas vesicularis includes the following:
- the purN gene encoding phosphoribosylglycinamide formyltransferase — protein MAALIDAGQAPDSGYEVVLVLSNIEGAGGLAIAAAKGVATAAVAHKPFGKDREAHERAVDAVLRDAGVEVVALAGYMRVLTPWLVGGWRERMLNIHPSLLPLYPGLDTHARAIAAGDAEAGCTVHLVTEGVDEGPILGQARVPIVEGDTAEALAERVKTAEHQLYPQVLGDFCKALGRA, from the coding sequence ATGGCGGCTCTGATCGACGCCGGTCAGGCGCCGGACAGCGGCTATGAGGTCGTGCTGGTGCTGTCGAACATCGAGGGCGCGGGCGGTCTGGCGATTGCGGCGGCCAAGGGCGTGGCGACAGCGGCCGTGGCGCACAAACCGTTCGGCAAGGATCGCGAGGCGCATGAGCGGGCGGTGGACGCCGTACTGCGCGACGCCGGCGTCGAGGTCGTGGCGCTGGCCGGCTATATGCGTGTGCTGACGCCCTGGCTGGTCGGCGGCTGGCGCGAGCGGATGCTGAACATCCACCCCAGCCTGCTGCCCCTCTATCCGGGTCTGGACACCCACGCCCGCGCCATCGCCGCCGGCGACGCCGAGGCCGGCTGCACGGTCCATCTGGTGACCGAGGGCGTGGACGAAGGCCCGATCCTGGGCCAGGCGCGCGTGCCGATCGTCGAGGGCGACACGGCCGAGGCCCTGGCCGAACGGGTCAAGACGGCGGAGCATCAGCTTTACCCGCAGGTGCTCGGCGACTTCTGCAAGGCGCTTGGACGGGCCTGA
- a CDS encoding M13 family metallopeptidase has protein sequence MTRIRLVAACSACIVVALTGGAASAQDASAQHSHGMAGAAHSPFGAWGFDLAGRNTSVKPGDDFNEYANGTYLRTTEIPADKSRFGPFDVLYENAQSQLKSIIETSAANPANENARKVGALYASFMDEAKIEQLGATPLAADLAAVKAVTDHAGMARLMGESHSGFGGSLFGIDVFEDLKNPNLNSAYLGQGSLGLPDRDYYLKPDFAAQREAYLAYLTATLTAIGWADPAKTAADILAFETKVADKQWTTVERRQIDKLYNPAKASDLATLAPGFDWAGFLAGAQVSDVDTLVLMENTAIPAIAQVFADTPIETLKAWQAFNVVDQASPYLSKAFVDARFDFRGKTLRGQPENRPRWNRGVALVDGQLGEVLAQEYVRLHFPASSKAQMEALVGNIRDAMTERLKTLDWMSEPTREQALYKMSKFGVKIGYPDKWRSYDGLELKADDLYGNVERSSAFEWAYKRGKIGKPVDPLEWGMTPQTVNAYYNPPRNEIVFPAAILQAPFFDLNADPAVNYGGIGAVIGHEITHGFDDQGRKSDGDGVLRDWWTPEDAARFEARAKVLGDIYDKLEPIPGVHVNGDLTMGENIADLGGLLLALDAYHKSLNGQPAPVIDGLTGDQRVFLGWAQVWREKSREAALKEQLTTDPHSPGPVRAATSPRNIDAWYAAFGVSPDQKEYIAPDARARIW, from the coding sequence ATGACTCGCATTCGTCTGGTGGCCGCCTGCTCGGCCTGTATCGTCGTCGCTCTCACCGGCGGCGCGGCCTCGGCCCAGGACGCTTCGGCCCAGCATTCGCACGGCATGGCCGGCGCGGCCCACAGCCCCTTCGGCGCCTGGGGCTTCGATCTGGCCGGTCGCAACACCTCGGTGAAGCCCGGCGACGACTTCAACGAATACGCCAACGGGACCTATCTGCGCACGACCGAGATTCCGGCCGACAAGTCGCGCTTCGGCCCGTTCGACGTCCTGTATGAGAACGCCCAGTCCCAGCTGAAGTCGATCATCGAGACCAGCGCCGCCAATCCCGCCAACGAGAACGCCCGCAAGGTCGGCGCCCTGTACGCCAGCTTCATGGACGAGGCGAAGATCGAGCAGCTGGGCGCAACGCCGCTGGCCGCCGACCTCGCCGCCGTCAAGGCAGTCACCGACCACGCCGGCATGGCGCGCCTGATGGGCGAGAGCCATTCGGGCTTCGGCGGCTCCCTGTTCGGCATCGACGTGTTCGAAGACCTGAAGAACCCCAACCTAAACTCGGCCTATCTGGGTCAGGGATCGCTGGGCCTGCCGGACCGCGACTACTATCTGAAGCCCGACTTCGCCGCCCAGCGCGAGGCCTATCTGGCCTATCTGACGGCCACCCTGACCGCCATCGGCTGGGCCGATCCGGCCAAGACCGCCGCCGACATCCTGGCCTTCGAAACCAAGGTCGCCGACAAGCAGTGGACGACGGTCGAGCGACGCCAGATCGACAAGCTGTACAACCCGGCCAAGGCTTCGGACCTGGCGACCCTGGCTCCAGGCTTCGACTGGGCCGGCTTCCTGGCCGGCGCCCAGGTGTCGGACGTCGACACCCTGGTGCTGATGGAAAACACCGCCATCCCCGCCATCGCCCAGGTGTTCGCCGACACCCCCATCGAGACGCTGAAGGCCTGGCAGGCGTTCAACGTCGTCGATCAGGCCAGCCCCTATCTGTCAAAGGCCTTCGTCGACGCCCGCTTCGACTTCCGCGGCAAGACGCTGCGCGGCCAACCTGAGAACCGGCCCCGCTGGAACCGGGGCGTGGCTCTGGTGGACGGGCAACTCGGAGAGGTCCTGGCCCAGGAATACGTCCGCCTGCACTTCCCCGCCTCGTCCAAGGCCCAGATGGAAGCCCTGGTCGGCAATATCCGCGACGCCATGACCGAGCGGCTGAAGACCCTGGACTGGATGAGCGAGCCCACGCGCGAGCAGGCCCTGTACAAGATGTCCAAGTTCGGCGTGAAGATCGGCTATCCCGACAAGTGGCGCTCCTATGACGGGCTGGAGCTGAAGGCCGACGACCTGTACGGCAACGTCGAGCGCTCATCGGCCTTCGAATGGGCCTATAAGCGCGGCAAGATCGGCAAGCCGGTCGATCCGCTGGAATGGGGCATGACGCCCCAGACGGTGAACGCCTACTACAACCCGCCGCGCAACGAGATCGTCTTCCCGGCCGCCATCCTGCAGGCGCCCTTCTTCGATCTGAACGCGGACCCGGCCGTCAATTACGGCGGCATCGGCGCGGTCATCGGACACGAGATCACCCACGGCTTCGACGATCAGGGCCGCAAATCGGACGGCGACGGCGTGCTGCGCGACTGGTGGACGCCGGAAGACGCCGCCCGCTTCGAGGCGCGCGCCAAGGTGCTGGGCGACATCTATGACAAGCTGGAGCCGATCCCCGGCGTGCACGTCAACGGCGACCTGACGATGGGCGAGAACATCGCCGACCTGGGCGGCCTGCTGCTGGCCCTGGACGCCTATCACAAGTCCCTGAACGGCCAGCCGGCGCCGGTCATCGACGGGCTGACGGGCGATCAGCGCGTCTTCCTGGGCTGGGCGCAGGTCTGGCGCGAGAAATCGCGCGAGGCGGCGCTGAAGGAGCAGCTGACCACCGATCCGCACTCGCCCGGCCCGGTGCGCGCCGCGACCTCGCCGCGCAACATCGACGCCTGGTACGCGGCCTTCGGCGTCTCCCCGGACCAGAAGGAATATATCGCGCCCGACGCCCGCGCCCGCATCTGGTAA
- a CDS encoding YMGG-like glycine zipper-containing protein has product MKTMIKLAPVIGVVALLAACGQTMEQRAATGALGGAVAGQVIGGNTGSTVAGAAIGAVAGAATKPR; this is encoded by the coding sequence ATGAAGACCATGATCAAACTGGCCCCCGTCATCGGCGTTGTGGCCCTGCTGGCCGCCTGCGGCCAGACGATGGAACAACGCGCCGCCACCGGCGCCCTGGGCGGCGCCGTCGCCGGTCAGGTCATCGGCGGCAACACGGGTTCGACCGTGGCCGGCGCCGCAATCGGCGCCGTCGCCGGCGCGGCGACCAAGCCCCGCTAA
- the ndk gene encoding nucleoside-diphosphate kinase: MTERTFSIIKPDATRRNLTGAINAVIEGAGLRIVAQRRVKLTTEQAKKFYEVHAERPFYGELVEQMTAEPVVVQVLEGDNAVAAYREVMGATNPEQAAEGTIRKQFALSIGENSVHGSDSQDNAKIEIAQFFTDDQIVG; the protein is encoded by the coding sequence ATGACCGAACGTACCTTCTCGATCATCAAGCCCGACGCCACGCGCCGCAACCTGACCGGCGCGATCAACGCCGTGATCGAAGGCGCCGGCCTGCGCATCGTGGCCCAGCGCCGCGTCAAGCTGACGACCGAACAAGCCAAGAAATTCTACGAAGTGCACGCCGAGCGCCCGTTCTACGGCGAACTGGTCGAGCAGATGACGGCAGAGCCGGTCGTCGTTCAGGTGCTGGAAGGCGACAACGCCGTCGCCGCCTATCGCGAAGTCATGGGCGCCACCAACCCGGAACAGGCCGCCGAAGGCACCATCCGCAAGCAGTTCGCCCTGTCGATCGGTGAAAACTCGGTCCACGGTTCGGACAGCCAGGACAACGCCAAGATCGAGATCGCGCAGTTCTTCACCGATGACCAGATCGTCGGCTAA
- a CDS encoding ABC-F family ATP-binding cassette domain-containing protein — MLQITDLTFNAWGRKFLVDASVSLPPGSKVGLVGRNGIGKSTLFKLILGELHAAGDEISLPKTARIGSVDQEHPATPVSVIDTILEADVERHTLLGRLETAEPEEMGEIWSRLIEIDADAAPARAAEILVGLGFDQENQARPMSEFSGGWRMRVALAAALFAEPDMLLLDEPTNYLDLEGALWLEARLKKYPHTALIISHDREMLNEVCTHILHLANHTLTLYTGNYDAFEKARAEKARLQLSAKAKQDAERAHLQAFVDRFKAKASKAAQAQSRMKRLEKMQPVATTIEERVAPFTLPSPPRPLAPPLIRLERANVGYEPGKPILRNLNLRMDLDDRIGLLGVNGAGKSTFAKMIAGALDVSEGELHRDRKMRVGWFHQHQIEAMDPTDTPLEIIRRAMPDAPESARRSKLAQFGLGYEKQETTVDSLSGGERARLLLNMVAMDAPHVLILDEPTNHLDIDSRRALLDALNDYNGAVILITHDRSLMEMVADRLWLAADGTVKPFDGDMDDYAKFVLDRAKQAIAKPSQIKKEEAKANSGATQVESARGANDRGNKKRSGPSPSTLRHAVKKAEETMTRLTAEIARIDDDMATASVSNPKALEGLTRARAKTEADLAAAEAAWVAAEEALAEVA, encoded by the coding sequence ATGCTCCAGATCACCGACCTGACCTTCAACGCCTGGGGCCGCAAGTTTCTCGTGGACGCCTCCGTCAGCCTGCCGCCCGGCTCCAAGGTCGGTCTGGTCGGCCGCAACGGCATCGGCAAGTCCACGCTGTTCAAGCTGATCCTGGGCGAGCTTCACGCCGCCGGCGACGAGATCAGCCTGCCCAAGACCGCCCGTATCGGCTCGGTCGATCAAGAGCATCCGGCGACCCCCGTCAGCGTCATCGACACCATTCTTGAGGCCGACGTCGAACGCCACACCCTGCTGGGCCGGCTCGAGACCGCCGAACCGGAAGAGATGGGCGAGATCTGGTCGCGCCTGATCGAGATCGACGCCGACGCTGCGCCCGCGCGCGCCGCCGAAATCCTGGTCGGTCTGGGCTTCGACCAGGAAAACCAGGCTCGGCCGATGTCCGAGTTCTCGGGCGGCTGGCGGATGCGCGTCGCCCTGGCCGCCGCCCTGTTCGCCGAGCCGGACATGCTGCTGCTGGACGAACCGACCAACTACCTCGACCTGGAAGGCGCCCTGTGGCTCGAGGCGCGGCTGAAGAAATACCCGCACACCGCCCTGATCATCTCCCACGACCGCGAGATGTTGAACGAGGTCTGCACCCATATCCTGCACCTCGCGAACCACACGCTGACGCTCTACACCGGCAACTACGACGCCTTCGAAAAGGCGCGCGCGGAAAAGGCGCGGCTGCAGTTGTCGGCCAAGGCCAAGCAGGACGCCGAGCGCGCCCACCTTCAGGCCTTCGTCGATCGCTTCAAGGCCAAGGCCTCCAAGGCCGCCCAAGCCCAGTCGCGCATGAAGCGGCTGGAGAAGATGCAGCCGGTCGCCACCACGATCGAGGAGCGGGTCGCCCCCTTCACCCTGCCCTCGCCGCCGCGCCCGCTGGCCCCGCCGCTGATCCGGCTGGAGCGGGCCAATGTGGGCTATGAGCCGGGCAAGCCGATCCTGCGCAATCTGAACCTGCGCATGGACCTGGACGACCGCATCGGCCTGCTGGGCGTCAACGGCGCGGGCAAGTCGACCTTCGCCAAGATGATCGCCGGCGCCCTGGACGTGTCCGAGGGCGAACTTCACCGCGACAGGAAGATGCGCGTGGGCTGGTTCCACCAGCACCAGATCGAGGCCATGGACCCGACCGACACGCCGCTGGAGATCATCCGCCGCGCCATGCCGGACGCGCCTGAAAGCGCCCGCCGCTCCAAACTGGCCCAGTTCGGTCTGGGTTACGAGAAGCAGGAGACCACCGTAGACAGCCTGTCTGGCGGCGAACGCGCGCGTCTGCTGCTGAACATGGTGGCGATGGACGCGCCCCACGTCCTGATCCTCGATGAACCGACCAACCACCTGGACATCGACAGCCGTCGCGCCCTGCTGGATGCCCTGAACGACTACAACGGCGCCGTCATCCTGATCACCCACGACCGCTCGCTGATGGAGATGGTGGCGGATCGCCTGTGGCTGGCCGCCGACGGCACGGTCAAGCCGTTCGACGGCGACATGGACGACTACGCCAAATTCGTCCTCGACCGCGCCAAACAGGCCATCGCCAAGCCCAGCCAGATCAAGAAGGAAGAGGCCAAGGCGAACTCAGGCGCCACTCAGGTAGAGAGCGCCCGCGGCGCGAACGATAGGGGCAACAAGAAGCGATCCGGCCCCTCGCCCTCGACCCTGCGCCATGCGGTCAAGAAGGCCGAGGAGACCATGACCCGCCTGACGGCCGAGATCGCCCGCATCGACGACGACATGGCCACCGCCTCGGTCAGCAATCCCAAGGCCCTGGAAGGCCTGACCCGCGCCCGCGCCAAGACCGAGGCAGATCTGGCCGCCGCCGAAGCCGCCTGGGTCGCCGCCGAAGAAGCCCTGGCGGAGGTCGCATGA